The proteins below are encoded in one region of Oncorhynchus nerka isolate Pitt River linkage group LG15, Oner_Uvic_2.0, whole genome shotgun sequence:
- the LOC115124698 gene encoding biogenesis of lysosome-related organelles complex 1 subunit 1, translated as MLSRLLKEHHAKQNERKELQERRRREAIAAATCLTEALVDHLNVGVAQAYVNQRKLDHEVKTLQVQAGQFSKQTAQWISMVEGFNQALKEIGDVENWARSIEVDMRTIATALEYVHKGQLTSASS; from the exons ATGCTTTCTCGTTTATTGAAGGAGCATCATGCAAAGCAAAACGAGAGAAAAGAACTCCAAG AGAGACGCAGACGAGAGGCAATTGCAGCTGCCACCTGTCTAACAGAAGCCCTGGTGGATCACCTTAATGTTGG GGTGGCCCAGGCGTACGTGAACCAGAGGAAGCTGGACCACGAGGTGAAGACGTTACAGGTGCAGGCCGGCCAGTTCTCCAAGCAGACCGCTCAGTGGATCAGTATGGTGGAAGGCTTTAACCAAGCCCTGAAG GAAATAGGTGATGTGGAGAACTGGGCTCGCAGCATTGAGGTGGACATGAGAACCATCGCCACAGCTCTGGAGTACGTACACAAGGGTCAGCTCACATCAGCCTCTTCATAG